The following proteins come from a genomic window of Nocardioides albertanoniae:
- a CDS encoding AraC family transcriptional regulator → MPRPLLGRHNLIATTDVDQAREAVAERFCSHYLALTKAGSQLDMVHNAAPLGDDVMLNYMRYGDEVRITPGTFDDFYLIQLPLAGTAKVKVGEQVVLADRTRASIGSPTEAVDMLWSDGCEKLQVYIRRSAVEEAAAGLGSSGPVVFDPTLDLGRPEVRDWLKMVRLAYDNVEAGGSLMSSPLVAAPYEQALIGGLLTVQANTSLEIAPEHASSSISRAVRMAVDLLEAQPDRAWKVAELAKAVGVSPRTLQEGFQRDLGTTPLEYWRRARLERAYADLLAADASAVSVTEVAAQWGFFHLGRFSQAYRAQFGELPSQTLMR, encoded by the coding sequence TTGCCCCGTCCTCTACTGGGCCGTCACAACCTGATCGCCACCACTGACGTCGACCAGGCGCGCGAAGCGGTGGCGGAGCGGTTCTGCTCCCACTACCTGGCGCTGACCAAGGCGGGATCGCAGCTCGACATGGTGCACAACGCCGCGCCCCTGGGCGACGACGTGATGCTCAACTACATGCGCTACGGCGACGAGGTGCGGATCACGCCGGGCACCTTCGACGACTTCTACCTGATCCAGCTCCCGCTCGCCGGCACCGCCAAGGTCAAGGTGGGTGAGCAGGTCGTGCTCGCCGACCGCACCCGCGCCTCGATCGGGTCGCCGACCGAGGCTGTCGACATGCTCTGGTCCGACGGCTGCGAGAAGCTGCAGGTCTACATCCGGCGCAGTGCCGTCGAGGAGGCCGCCGCCGGGCTGGGGTCCTCCGGCCCGGTCGTCTTCGACCCCACCCTCGACCTGGGTCGTCCCGAGGTGCGCGACTGGCTGAAGATGGTGCGTCTGGCCTACGACAACGTCGAGGCGGGCGGCTCCCTGATGAGCTCACCGCTGGTCGCCGCGCCCTATGAGCAGGCGCTGATCGGCGGGCTGCTCACGGTGCAGGCCAACACGTCGTTGGAGATCGCGCCCGAGCACGCCTCCTCCAGCATCTCGCGGGCCGTACGCATGGCCGTCGATCTGCTCGAGGCCCAGCCGGACCGCGCCTGGAAGGTCGCCGAGCTGGCCAAGGCGGTCGGGGTCTCGCCCCGCACGCTGCAGGAGGGGTTCCAGCGCGACCTCGGCACCACGCCGTTGGAATACTGGCGGCGGGCCCGGCTGGAGCGTGCCTACGCCGACCTGCTCGCCGCGGACGCCAGTGCGGTCTCGGTCACCGAGGTCGCGGCCCAGTGGGGCTTCTTCCACCTCGGCCGGTTCTCGCAGGCCTACCGCGCGCAGTTCGGAGAGCTTCCGTCTCAGACGCTCATGCGCTGA
- a CDS encoding VWA domain-containing protein codes for MDLKWPLIGVIVLVITIAAAVAIVVWADRVHRRPVDAVLVAHTERLRRLPRFRELATQQRWLSWWQTAAVALAVIGCIWLIARPQATDVSQHRYSTRDIVLCLDASTSMFDEDTQVTQAYSQLVDGLDGERVSLVLWSDAAVTVFPLTDDYGWVQDELGRAGRAFALGDQEYVAGTYLGKERASLISDGIVSCVKRFDMSNSERGRAVIVASDNDPQGGPPVYSLPEATKFASERDVQLFGIGSSDLSFQEDKRASFEQAVTDTGGTFSLLGDDGSIESILAGIDKLSADEVVEPPKYQVRDAPGWPIATIVLGVLMLLGGWLYALFRSGGLSPTAWSRQARPPMARPKERV; via the coding sequence ATGGACCTGAAGTGGCCCCTGATCGGCGTCATCGTGCTCGTCATCACGATCGCCGCGGCCGTGGCGATCGTCGTCTGGGCGGATCGGGTGCACCGCCGTCCCGTCGATGCGGTGCTGGTCGCTCACACCGAGCGGCTGCGACGGCTCCCCCGTTTCCGCGAGCTCGCGACCCAGCAGCGGTGGCTCTCCTGGTGGCAGACCGCGGCAGTCGCCCTCGCCGTCATCGGCTGCATCTGGCTGATCGCCCGCCCGCAGGCCACCGACGTCAGCCAGCACCGCTACTCCACCCGCGACATCGTGCTCTGCCTCGACGCCTCGACCTCGATGTTCGACGAGGACACCCAGGTCACCCAGGCCTACTCCCAGCTCGTCGACGGCCTCGACGGCGAGCGGGTCAGCCTGGTGCTGTGGAGCGACGCCGCGGTCACCGTCTTCCCGCTCACCGACGACTACGGCTGGGTGCAGGACGAGCTCGGCCGCGCGGGCCGTGCCTTCGCCCTCGGCGACCAGGAGTACGTCGCCGGCACCTATCTCGGCAAGGAGCGCGCCTCGCTGATCAGCGACGGCATCGTCTCCTGCGTGAAGCGGTTCGACATGTCCAACTCCGAGCGCGGCCGGGCCGTCATCGTCGCCTCCGACAACGACCCGCAGGGCGGCCCACCGGTCTACTCGCTGCCCGAGGCCACCAAGTTCGCCAGCGAGCGCGACGTGCAGCTCTTCGGCATCGGCTCCTCCGACCTCAGCTTCCAGGAGGACAAGCGCGCCAGCTTCGAGCAGGCCGTGACCGACACCGGCGGCACCTTCTCCCTGCTCGGCGACGACGGCTCGATCGAGTCGATCCTGGCGGGCATCGACAAGCTCTCCGCCGACGAGGTCGTCGAGCCGCCCAAGTATCAGGTGCGTGACGCCCCCGGCTGGCCGATCGCGACGATCGTGCTCGGGGTGCTCATGCTCCTCGGCGGCTGGCTCTACGCCCTCTTCCGCTCCGGCGGCCTCTCGCCGACGGCCTGGTCTCGGCAGGCTCGACCGCCGATGGCCCGCCCGAAGGAGCGGGTGTGA
- a CDS encoding vWA domain-containing protein produces the protein MSAKTWQILTIARRVLIVLLTVVVLARPTWGAAPSQMRTADLDVLVVVDRTRSMVAEDGPGDVSRMALLKKDLKALSAELPSVRFGAITFGGEVVRTEMPFTYDTTAFDAWVDGLYAERAFDGSGSSVDAPREEVVDALERDRERYPERRRIVVFASDGENTRGGGDQESFSEVNDLSAGGVVLGYGTEQGGRMPWDDERPQDGYLKDGEGQEARSKIDLANLREIASQMGLESLHRTTTDPAEIATEASTWDSKLLTEESATGAKVSRVWIFGFPLIALLLWELWGHRRRGHEAEEVLS, from the coding sequence ATGAGCGCGAAGACCTGGCAGATCCTCACCATCGCCCGCCGTGTGCTGATCGTGCTGCTCACCGTCGTCGTCCTGGCGCGTCCGACCTGGGGCGCGGCACCGTCGCAGATGCGTACGGCCGACCTGGACGTGCTCGTCGTGGTCGACCGCACCCGGTCGATGGTCGCCGAGGACGGACCGGGCGACGTGTCTCGGATGGCGCTGCTCAAGAAGGATCTCAAGGCGCTCTCCGCCGAGCTGCCCTCGGTGCGATTCGGGGCGATCACCTTCGGCGGCGAGGTCGTGCGCACGGAGATGCCGTTCACCTACGACACCACCGCCTTCGACGCGTGGGTCGACGGTCTCTACGCCGAGCGTGCCTTCGACGGCTCGGGCTCCTCCGTCGATGCCCCGCGCGAGGAGGTCGTCGACGCCCTCGAGCGTGACCGGGAGCGCTATCCCGAGCGACGCCGGATCGTCGTGTTCGCCTCCGACGGGGAGAACACCCGTGGCGGAGGCGACCAGGAGTCGTTCTCCGAGGTGAACGACCTCTCGGCGGGCGGAGTGGTGCTGGGCTACGGCACCGAGCAGGGCGGCCGGATGCCCTGGGACGACGAACGCCCCCAGGACGGCTACCTCAAGGACGGCGAGGGCCAGGAGGCCCGCTCCAAGATCGACCTGGCCAACCTGCGTGAGATCGCCTCCCAGATGGGGTTGGAGTCGTTGCATCGCACGACGACGGACCCTGCCGAGATCGCCACCGAGGCCTCCACCTGGGACTCCAAGCTGCTCACCGAGGAGTCCGCGACCGGAGCCAAGGTCTCGCGCGTCTGGATCTTCGGCTTCCCGCTGATCGCGCTGCTGCTGTGGGAGCTGTGGGGCCACCGTCGCCGCGGCCACGAGGCCGAGGAGGTGCTGTCATGA
- a CDS encoding tetratricopeptide repeat protein yields the protein MTVTDETPVDDAAGSAGASSTAPTTREQLRRVLLLIGIVPVVIALAFLIKVVVMGHHDRGGLEAWDERDAASAMEHYDANRGLNVLQPWIAHFDAGNAAFLLGENARAIAYFGEALERAPKEHECTVRINMSLTQEAVGDRARDAGDQELAKSAYEEALATLKDGDCPTSSGQGEEQSQQGKSAQERLEDKLDPKQPPPQSNEKPPPEKPQDQSEKEDKLDQRNGDGEDYRRDDADLDDYGGFSDEPQW from the coding sequence ATGACCGTCACCGATGAGACGCCCGTCGACGACGCCGCCGGGTCGGCCGGAGCGTCGAGCACGGCCCCGACCACCCGCGAGCAGCTGCGCCGCGTGCTGCTGCTGATCGGGATCGTGCCCGTGGTCATCGCGCTCGCGTTCCTGATCAAGGTGGTCGTGATGGGCCACCACGACCGAGGCGGCCTCGAGGCCTGGGACGAGCGCGACGCCGCGAGCGCGATGGAGCACTACGACGCCAACCGCGGCCTCAACGTCCTGCAGCCGTGGATCGCTCACTTCGACGCCGGCAACGCCGCCTTCCTGCTGGGCGAGAACGCCCGTGCCATCGCCTACTTCGGCGAGGCCCTGGAGCGTGCGCCGAAGGAGCACGAGTGCACCGTACGCATCAACATGTCGCTCACCCAGGAGGCGGTCGGCGACCGGGCGCGAGACGCCGGTGACCAGGAGCTGGCGAAGTCGGCCTACGAGGAGGCGCTCGCCACGCTGAAGGACGGTGACTGCCCCACCTCCTCCGGGCAGGGCGAGGAGCAGTCGCAGCAGGGCAAGTCGGCCCAGGAGCGGCTCGAGGACAAGCTCGACCCCAAGCAGCCGCCGCCGCAGAGCAACGAGAAGCCGCCGCCCGAGAAGCCGCAGGACCAGAGCGAGAAGGAGGACAAGCTCGACCAGCGCAACGGCGACGGGGAGGACTACCGGCGCGACGACGCCGACCTCGACGACTACGGCGGGTTCAGCGACGAGCCCCAGTGGTGA
- a CDS encoding DUF58 domain-containing protein encodes MATYLPRIRTRLMIHAHRKVVGLLDGEYASLQTGRSMDFHDLRGYVPGDDVKDIDWKATARSRTLLVKRFAAERQHLVLLAISTGRSMAAQATGTTTKRDLAIFTAGLVGWLGVRHGDKVAVAYGDSSVQKLTKPADTEIALERALGLAHDATSVDAAEADIVAVLRHIAANVRRRAILLVVTDEHELSEEMATVLRRLTVQHEVLVAGIDDLDPTAAVTGSGPTVDVDTVAALPGWLSGDAVLQAQYAELAATEEHGLRGSLDRLGIAYQRVRDDSTAIGAIFHLLERHRHARR; translated from the coding sequence ATGGCGACCTATCTCCCCCGGATCCGCACGCGGCTGATGATCCACGCCCACCGTAAGGTGGTGGGTCTGCTCGACGGTGAGTACGCGTCGCTGCAGACGGGCAGGAGCATGGACTTCCACGACCTTCGCGGCTACGTGCCCGGCGACGACGTGAAGGACATCGACTGGAAGGCGACCGCCCGCTCGCGCACCCTGCTGGTCAAGCGGTTCGCCGCCGAGCGGCAGCACCTGGTGCTGCTGGCGATCTCCACCGGCCGGAGCATGGCCGCCCAGGCGACCGGCACCACGACCAAACGCGACCTGGCCATCTTCACCGCCGGGCTCGTCGGCTGGCTGGGCGTGCGCCACGGCGACAAGGTCGCGGTCGCCTACGGTGACTCGAGCGTGCAGAAGCTCACCAAGCCCGCCGACACCGAGATCGCGCTCGAGCGTGCGCTGGGGCTGGCCCACGACGCCACCAGCGTCGACGCGGCCGAGGCCGACATCGTCGCGGTGCTGCGCCACATCGCCGCCAACGTACGCCGCCGGGCGATCCTGCTCGTCGTCACCGACGAGCACGAGCTCAGCGAGGAGATGGCCACCGTGCTGCGACGCCTCACCGTGCAGCACGAGGTGCTCGTCGCCGGCATCGACGATCTCGACCCGACGGCCGCCGTGACCGGCAGCGGGCCGACGGTCGACGTCGACACGGTCGCCGCCCTGCCCGGCTGGCTCAGCGGCGATGCCGTCCTCCAGGCGCAGTACGCAGAGCTGGCCGCCACCGAGGAGCACGGCCTGCGCGGCAGCCTCGACCGTCTCGGCATCGCCTACCAGCGCGTCCGCGACGACTCCACCGCCATCGGCGCGATCTTCCACCTGCTGGAGAGGCACCGGCATGCGCGGCGCTGA
- a CDS encoding SRPBCC family protein, whose amino-acid sequence MDLTHEFTVPTSVEETWDSFLDIGSLAECFPGAQVTSAEGDTFSGTVKVKLGPIAMVYAGSGTFVEKDEAARRLVVEAKGRDKRGNGTAGANATLTMAPDGDGTKVEIVTELAVTGKPAQFGRGVMQDVSDKLLGQFVACLEEKSAPAAAPPVEPDAPAGRAASADDSAGRAASASERVETNTVPSSATDDRVGLDTPPPSGSGGSISGGGSTSGGRADAIDLGATVGPALMKNYGKKIAIGAAIVAAVVFVRKLVRR is encoded by the coding sequence GTGGATCTGACGCACGAGTTCACGGTTCCGACCTCGGTCGAGGAGACCTGGGACAGCTTCTTGGACATCGGCTCGCTGGCCGAATGCTTCCCGGGAGCCCAGGTCACCTCGGCCGAGGGCGACACCTTCTCCGGCACGGTGAAGGTCAAGCTCGGCCCGATCGCCATGGTCTATGCCGGCTCCGGCACCTTCGTCGAGAAGGACGAGGCCGCCCGTCGGCTGGTCGTGGAGGCCAAAGGCCGTGACAAGCGAGGCAACGGCACCGCGGGTGCCAACGCGACCCTGACGATGGCTCCCGACGGCGACGGCACCAAGGTCGAGATCGTCACCGAGCTCGCCGTCACCGGCAAGCCCGCCCAGTTCGGGCGCGGGGTGATGCAGGACGTCTCCGACAAGCTTCTCGGCCAGTTCGTGGCGTGCCTGGAGGAGAAGTCGGCCCCGGCAGCCGCCCCGCCGGTCGAGCCCGACGCCCCCGCTGGTCGAGCCGCGAGCGCCGACGACTCCGCTGGTCGAGCCGCGAGCGCTAGCGAGCGTGTCGAGACCAACACAGTCCCCTCGAGCGCGACAGACGACCGTGTTGGTCTCGACACCCCTCCGCCTAGCGGCTCCGGCGGCTCGATCAGCGGGGGCGGCTCGACCAGCGGAGGGAGAGCCGATGCGATCGACCTGGGCGCGACGGTGGGTCCGGCGCTGATGAAGAACTACGGCAAGAAGATCGCCATCGGTGCCGCCATCGTCGCCGCAGTGGTGTTTGTCCGCAAGCTCGTGCGGAGGTGA
- a CDS encoding flavin-containing monooxygenase → MKIAVIGAGFAGIASAKVLTELGHDVTVFEKAPDVGGVWSRTRRYPGLTTQNSKDSYTLSDLRMPKAFPEWLSGEQVQTYLEMYVEKFELAPMIRLSTEVSSAQPAGGGGWDITSTTVTSADGEDETAEHFDHLVVASGVFSEPFSPTYDGVDELEAAGGTILPPSRLHDLESVKGKDVVIVGYGKSACDVAVEVAKEAASTTVVARQLLWKMPRRIKGVLNYKMLLLTRLGEGLFPYQEIHGAEKVLHAGGSKMAGSMVGSVESVTTGQLKLKKLGLLPKGQFTDIARSTVSLATEGFFEGVEAGDIVVERDTEIATFTSKDDKAYAELANGRAVPADVVVTATGFQQELPFFSEEIQDQLTDDNGDYRLYRQILPLGVPDLTFAGYNSSLFAPLSAEMSAVWIGSHLAGGHDLPSAEEMESHVAERVAWMRERTDGHHARGTNVIPFSMHNIDEVLDDVGLDIGSATKAKQWLLPIDPKAYASITPRLARKLAAKG, encoded by the coding sequence GTGAAGATCGCGGTCATCGGTGCCGGGTTCGCAGGTATTGCGTCGGCGAAGGTGCTCACCGAGCTCGGTCACGACGTCACCGTCTTCGAGAAGGCGCCCGACGTCGGTGGCGTCTGGAGCCGCACCCGTCGTTATCCGGGCCTCACCACGCAGAACAGCAAGGACTCCTACACGCTCTCGGACCTGAGGATGCCCAAGGCGTTCCCCGAGTGGCTCAGCGGCGAGCAGGTGCAGACCTATCTCGAGATGTACGTCGAGAAGTTCGAGCTCGCCCCGATGATCAGGCTCTCCACGGAGGTGAGCAGTGCCCAGCCGGCTGGAGGGGGCGGCTGGGACATCACCTCGACGACCGTCACGTCGGCCGACGGGGAGGACGAGACGGCCGAGCACTTCGACCACCTGGTGGTGGCCAGCGGGGTCTTCTCGGAGCCGTTCTCGCCGACGTACGACGGGGTCGACGAGCTCGAGGCCGCGGGCGGCACGATCCTCCCGCCCAGCCGGCTGCACGACCTGGAGTCCGTCAAGGGCAAGGACGTCGTGATCGTCGGCTACGGCAAGTCGGCCTGTGACGTGGCGGTCGAGGTCGCCAAGGAAGCCGCCTCGACCACCGTGGTCGCGCGCCAGCTGCTGTGGAAGATGCCGCGCCGCATCAAGGGCGTCCTCAACTACAAGATGCTGCTGCTGACCCGCCTGGGGGAGGGGCTCTTCCCCTACCAGGAGATCCACGGCGCCGAGAAGGTGCTGCATGCCGGAGGCTCGAAGATGGCGGGGTCGATGGTCGGCAGCGTCGAGTCGGTCACCACCGGCCAGCTCAAGCTGAAGAAGCTCGGGCTGCTGCCCAAGGGTCAGTTCACCGACATCGCCCGCTCGACCGTCTCGCTGGCCACCGAGGGATTCTTCGAGGGTGTCGAGGCCGGCGACATCGTGGTCGAGCGCGACACCGAGATCGCCACCTTCACCTCGAAGGACGACAAGGCGTACGCCGAGCTCGCCAACGGCCGCGCGGTGCCTGCCGACGTCGTGGTGACCGCGACCGGTTTCCAGCAGGAGCTGCCGTTCTTCTCCGAGGAGATCCAGGACCAGCTCACCGACGACAACGGCGACTACCGGCTCTACCGCCAGATCCTGCCGCTCGGCGTGCCGGACCTGACCTTCGCCGGCTACAACTCCTCTCTCTTCGCGCCGCTCTCGGCCGAGATGAGTGCCGTCTGGATCGGCTCCCACCTCGCCGGCGGGCACGACCTGCCGTCGGCCGAGGAGATGGAGTCGCACGTCGCCGAGCGGGTCGCCTGGATGCGTGAGCGCACCGACGGCCACCACGCCCGCGGCACCAACGTCATCCCGTTCTCCATGCACAACATCGACGAGGTGCTCGACGACGTCGGGCTCGACATCGGCAGCGCGACCAAGGCGAAGCAGTGGCTGCTGCCGATCGACCCGAAGGCGTACGCCTCGATCACTCCCCGTCTCGCGCGGAAGCTGGCGGCGAAGGGGTAG
- a CDS encoding GntR family transcriptional regulator, with amino-acid sequence MVRSVAGERSLKHVQIREYVRELLAGEQPGASAPSERDLVQKFSVARATVRQALDALVADGLLVRIPGRGTFVARPPRMASAVMGFSEEMARRGMHASSETLMLKREKAGPTIARWLSVSPGTSVVHWRRLRSGDGVPICIEDVYLDEAIVPGLLERTAPTSLYAELASREMRPTWVDDTFRADVANIEEATLLGLSVGVPVLRRQRRSVASDRYVEMCRSVYRADRYALHLQLGPS; translated from the coding sequence ATGGTGCGGTCGGTCGCGGGTGAGCGCTCGCTCAAGCACGTCCAGATCCGGGAGTACGTCCGAGAGCTGCTCGCCGGTGAGCAGCCGGGGGCTTCGGCGCCGTCCGAGCGCGACCTGGTGCAGAAGTTCAGCGTCGCGCGGGCGACGGTGAGGCAGGCGCTCGACGCGCTCGTCGCCGACGGTCTGCTGGTGCGGATCCCGGGGCGGGGCACCTTCGTGGCCCGGCCGCCGCGGATGGCGAGCGCCGTGATGGGCTTCAGCGAGGAGATGGCTCGCCGAGGGATGCACGCGAGCTCGGAGACGCTGATGCTCAAACGCGAGAAGGCCGGCCCCACCATCGCGCGTTGGCTGAGCGTGAGCCCGGGGACGTCCGTGGTCCACTGGCGCCGGCTGCGCAGCGGCGATGGCGTGCCGATCTGCATCGAGGACGTCTACCTCGACGAGGCGATCGTGCCCGGGCTGCTCGAACGCACCGCGCCCACGAGCCTCTATGCCGAGCTGGCCAGCCGCGAGATGCGCCCGACGTGGGTCGACGACACCTTCCGTGCCGACGTGGCCAACATCGAGGAGGCCACCCTGCTCGGCCTCTCGGTCGGTGTGCCGGTCCTCCGCAGGCAGCGGAGGTCGGTCGCCAGCGACCGCTACGTCGAGATGTGCCGCTCGGTCTACCGCGCCGACCGGTATGCGCTGCACCTGCAGCTCGGGCCGTCCTGA
- a CDS encoding DUF4031 domain-containing protein, with amino-acid sequence MILIDPPNVPSRGRMWSHLASDTSYDELHAFAGRVGVPPRGFDRDHYDVPAEAYDDMISAGAVAVSSRDLVSALIAAGLRRRKPR; translated from the coding sequence GTGATCCTCATCGACCCGCCGAACGTACCCAGCCGTGGCCGGATGTGGTCGCACCTCGCCAGCGACACCTCCTACGACGAGCTGCATGCCTTCGCCGGCCGTGTCGGAGTGCCGCCGCGCGGTTTCGACCGAGACCACTACGACGTACCGGCGGAGGCCTACGACGACATGATCTCTGCCGGTGCCGTCGCCGTCTCCTCCCGCGACCTCGTCTCCGCCCTCATCGCCGCCGGCCTCCGCCGTCGCAAACCCCGCTAG
- a CDS encoding AAA family ATPase: protein MTTTAPPLAPPTAEDLARAKEIVGRVSNAFSSRVVGQERLRTALLIALLSEGHVLLESVPGLAKTLAASTLSQTVKAQFSRIQCTPDLLPSDIIGTQVYDQRNHEFETQLGPVHANFVLLDEINRSSAKTQSAMLEAMQERQTSIAGHIHPLPRPFMVLATQNPIEEEGTYVLPHAQMDRFLLKEIVNYPSDGEELVVLERIEAGTLGPDHDDTAPVASPDDVIWLQELTKRVYVDPAIKRYIVALVQATRNADKLLGPQMGSYVEIGASPRASIAFLQASRAAALLLGRSYVTPEDVRELRHSILRHRLHLSFEALAEKVQPEMLVDALVRAVPSP from the coding sequence TTGACCACGACAGCACCACCCCTCGCCCCGCCGACCGCCGAAGACCTCGCGAGGGCGAAGGAGATCGTCGGGCGGGTCAGCAACGCCTTCAGCAGCCGAGTCGTCGGGCAGGAGCGGCTGCGCACCGCGCTGTTGATCGCGCTTCTCTCCGAGGGTCACGTGCTGCTGGAGAGCGTGCCCGGGCTGGCTAAGACGCTCGCCGCCTCCACCCTGAGCCAGACGGTCAAGGCGCAGTTCTCCCGCATCCAGTGCACCCCCGACCTGCTGCCCAGCGACATCATCGGCACCCAGGTCTACGACCAGCGCAACCACGAGTTCGAGACCCAGCTGGGCCCCGTGCACGCCAACTTCGTGCTCCTCGACGAGATCAACCGCTCCTCGGCCAAGACGCAGAGCGCCATGCTCGAGGCGATGCAGGAGCGCCAGACCTCGATCGCCGGCCACATCCATCCGCTGCCGCGCCCGTTCATGGTGCTCGCCACGCAGAACCCGATCGAGGAGGAGGGCACCTACGTCCTCCCCCACGCACAGATGGACCGGTTCCTGCTCAAGGAGATCGTCAACTATCCCAGCGACGGCGAGGAGCTCGTCGTGCTGGAGCGCATCGAGGCCGGCACCCTCGGCCCCGACCACGACGACACCGCACCGGTGGCCTCCCCCGACGACGTGATCTGGCTGCAGGAGCTCACCAAGCGGGTCTACGTCGACCCGGCGATCAAGCGCTACATCGTCGCCCTCGTGCAGGCCACCCGCAACGCCGACAAGCTGCTCGGGCCGCAGATGGGCTCCTACGTCGAGATCGGCGCGTCACCGCGCGCCTCGATCGCCTTCCTGCAGGCTTCCCGTGCGGCGGCGCTGCTGCTCGGGCGCTCCTACGTCACCCCCGAAGACGTCCGCGAGCTGCGCCACAGCATCCTGCGTCACCGGCTCCACCTCAGCTTCGAGGCCCTGGCCGAGAAGGTCCAGCCCGAGATGCTGGTCGACGCGCTGGTCCGCGCGGTGCCGAGCCCCTGA
- a CDS encoding alpha-ketoglutarate-dependent dioxygenase AlkB → MDFQGTLFAPADDETTEPAYERLHLDRGAWVDIARGWLPEPDDVFETLVSEVPWHEETRQMYDRVVEVPRLLHTYMQGDPLPHPRLAEARGRLTAHYLPELGEPFVTAGCCYYRNGNDSVAWHGDKIGRGRTNDTMVAIVSVGDPRRLALRPHGGGKGMSVEMGHGDLVVMGGSCQRTWEHAIPKVSSAGPRISVQFRPRNVF, encoded by the coding sequence GTGGACTTCCAGGGAACACTCTTCGCGCCCGCCGACGACGAGACCACCGAGCCTGCCTACGAGCGGCTCCACCTCGACCGCGGTGCCTGGGTCGACATCGCCCGCGGCTGGCTGCCCGAACCCGACGACGTCTTCGAGACGCTGGTCAGCGAGGTCCCGTGGCACGAGGAGACCCGTCAGATGTATGACCGCGTCGTGGAGGTGCCGCGCCTGCTGCACACCTACATGCAGGGTGATCCGCTCCCCCACCCCCGCCTGGCCGAAGCCCGTGGCCGGCTCACCGCCCACTATCTGCCCGAGCTGGGCGAGCCGTTCGTGACTGCCGGCTGCTGCTACTACCGCAACGGCAACGACTCGGTCGCCTGGCACGGCGACAAGATCGGCCGCGGCCGCACCAACGACACGATGGTCGCGATCGTCTCGGTCGGAGATCCGCGCCGGCTCGCGCTGCGACCTCATGGTGGCGGCAAGGGGATGAGCGTGGAGATGGGCCACGGTGACCTCGTCGTGATGGGTGGCTCCTGCCAGCGCACCTGGGAGCACGCCATCCCCAAGGTCTCCTCCGCCGGCCCGCGGATCTCGGTCCAGTTCCGGCCTCGCAACGTCTTCTGA
- a CDS encoding FAD binding domain-containing protein — MIPASFDYVAPTSVEEALAALAQYGDEAKVIAGGQSLLPVLRMRLNAPEWVIDLGRIDSLRGVRDEGDSILVGAMTRHCDVATDPLVAEHAALVAHATATVADEQVRHRGTFGGALAHADPAGDLGAPALALDAELVIAGPAGERVVPAADFFQGLFETAVSDDELLTGVRIPKHTGWSAHYEKFVRVAHQWPICAVGATLKVSGGVIEGAAIGLTNMGATPLRAAGVEQALVGQQATEEVVRSAAALAADGVEPPSDLNGDADYRRHLVTVLTRRAITQALGG; from the coding sequence GTGATTCCCGCATCGTTCGACTACGTCGCCCCGACCTCGGTCGAGGAGGCGCTCGCCGCGCTCGCCCAGTACGGCGACGAGGCCAAGGTGATTGCCGGCGGCCAGAGCCTGCTGCCGGTGCTGAGGATGCGTCTCAACGCCCCGGAGTGGGTCATCGACCTCGGTCGCATCGACTCGCTCCGCGGCGTACGTGACGAGGGGGACTCGATCCTCGTCGGCGCCATGACGCGTCACTGCGACGTCGCGACCGATCCTCTGGTGGCCGAGCATGCGGCGCTGGTCGCGCATGCCACGGCTACGGTCGCCGACGAGCAGGTCCGCCACCGTGGCACCTTCGGTGGCGCGCTTGCCCACGCCGACCCGGCGGGCGATCTCGGAGCCCCGGCGCTGGCGCTGGATGCCGAGCTCGTCATCGCCGGGCCGGCCGGGGAGCGAGTGGTGCCGGCCGCCGACTTCTTCCAGGGGCTCTTCGAGACGGCCGTCTCCGACGACGAGCTGCTCACCGGCGTACGCATCCCCAAGCACACCGGATGGAGCGCCCACTACGAGAAGTTCGTCCGGGTCGCCCACCAGTGGCCGATCTGCGCGGTCGGCGCGACGCTCAAGGTCTCCGGGGGTGTGATCGAGGGCGCGGCGATCGGGCTCACCAACATGGGGGCGACCCCGTTGCGCGCAGCCGGCGTCGAGCAGGCGCTGGTCGGGCAGCAGGCCACCGAGGAGGTCGTACGCAGCGCCGCGGCCCTGGCCGCCGACGGCGTCGAGCCGCCCTCCGACCTCAACGGCGACGCCGACTACCGGCGCCACCTGGTCACCGTGCTGACCAGGCGCGCCATCACACAGGCGCTCGGAGGCTGA